DNA sequence from the Methanolobus psychrophilus R15 genome:
ATGTAAAATACATTTTTTATTAAGTGGATATATGCAAGGTAGTAATTTTCTTGATATCAAAAGGTAAAGCTTCTATTTCTTTCATTCATCATTAACTTCACTATCTGCTCGTAAAAATCCTTATGCATAGCTGCCCTGGCAATTTCAGATCCCATTTCAGCATATTGCGAAATGTAGGGCCCGTCTGTGAGGATGATTGTCAGGGTTGCCACTGCTTGCCCCTTAAAGGTATTCCATAAGAGCCCTCAGGTGCTCCAGGTTAACAGCATATTTTTGCTCAAGCAAAGGCGTGCATTTATCCAGTGTTGTTTCTTTACCTACCAGCCGGATAGCAAAGGAATAGCAGCTTTGCTCACCACATATATGGCAGTTGGTCTTGGGAAGGTATTCATAGATATGTGAATGGTCCACCTTTACCTTTTCCCGTTTAACAGGTGTGATGCCCTTTTCAATGGCTGAGTTAATGGTATTTTTGATATCCTCAAGGATCTGCCCGGCCTCATCATCACCAGTGATCATGGTCATGGTGATATTGCCAGTTGAGTAAGCAGTGATCAGAATATTTCCTTTCTGTATGATTAATATCCCAAGCTTTTCCGAATATCTTGCCCTTGGAAAAAGAGGTTCCAGCACTTGCAGTGCGCCCTCCAGGGGTGGGTCCATTCTTGCAATGACCCGGTATTTATTCGGATCTGCTATACAGGGCAAAAGTTGCCTGATTTCTACAACTTCTATCGACTTTGTTCCTGAAAGGTCTTTCCTGGCCTCTGCAGGCTTTCCCTCCTTGGACTCAAGCAGGTTCTTACCAAAGTCAGTTAATTCCAGCATTTCCTCTCTAATGCTAATAAGTCCTGCACGCTGTAGTATCTGCAAGTGATAGTCCAGCATGGCCTGGCCCAGAGCCCTGCCAATATCTTCCTTTGATCTGGCATTCTCACTCAGTAAACTCATGATCTTTCTTCTGGCGGCATTTGACATGGCATTACTCACCAGTTTTATCTCTGCTGGGGATTCAGGCATATTTCCTCACCTCTGCTATCATCGTCTTATTCATGGTTATAGTGTTCCTTAATGAAGAAAGTCCATGAGACTGGAAATCAATCGGTACAGAAAACACAGACATCCTAAGTTTAGCGCCACAAATTGCAATTATCCTTATATCTGGCAATTGTAACTAAGCTTTTCATTTATGCTATCATATGTGGAAATGCGTATATATGAATGTTGTGATTCAATAACTGTTGACACTCCCAATTTTATACAATAAGTCGCTCTTTAAAATAGGGTTAAAATATTTTTGCGTAAAATGCAGCTTCACAAACTACCCAATTTAAATACAATAATATGGACTTATAGGTTGGGGATTAGTATTGATGGGACCAATTAGTATTCTATTAGTTACACTGCTGTTCATTCTTATTCTTACTGCACGGTTGAGAGTGCACCCTTTCCTGAGTTTGATCGGCGGCTCTCTACTAGTCGGAGTTCTGGCAGGAGAGACTCAGGGAACTATGGAAGCGATCACTACTGGCATGAGCAGCATCTTTGCGGAATATGCTATTGTAGTTACTGGCGGAAGTATCATAGGAGTGATACTGCAAAAGAGCGGTGCAACCTCGATAATAGCAGATGATATAATAAAAATATTCAAAAAGCCAGTATTGGCGCTTTTGCTGCTGGGATTCATGTTCGCAGTGCCTATGATGTGCCTGATATTGGCATTTATAATCTTTCTTCCAGTTGCCAAAGACCTGAGTGAAAAGCTCAACCTGAAGAAAGGTGTTACAGAAGGTGCCCTCGCGCTGGGAACAATGGTTTCCTTCGGTCTGATATATCCTTCACCCGGTATTTACGCTTTTATAAGAGACGTAGGTCCCACCGCTGAGATAAGTGCATTCAGAGTATTAGTCACTGGACTATTCATTGCTGTGCCTGTTTCACTGGTAGGATACCTTTACATAATAAAGGTATACAATATGAAGACAAAGGAGGATTACTTCCGACACACATCTCCTGCAAAGAACCCCGCTGTCGCAGGTCCTCTTCCCAGCAGGGTAGCTTGCTATGCACCCATCATCATTCCGGTTGTACTTATTCTTATGCGCATCACTACGCATTCCCCTGTGTTCTATTTCATTGGCAATCCTGGTATGGCACTGATGTCAGGGGCGGTCATGGCAATGGTATTACCAACCAGGAATTTCGTCTCTGCTGATGTAAGAGCGTGGGTCGAGAAAGGCATCAGGAGAAGCGGTCTTGTAATGCTGGACATATGCGGAGGCGGTGCACTTGGAGCAACCCTTGCAATGGCAGGTGTTGGCGAAGCACTTGGCAACATTCTGCTAGTTTCAAGCATTCCCGCACTGTTAATTCCGTTCGTGATAGGGGCAGCCATCCAGACCGTGCAGGGTTCAAGGATGGTGACATTGTTCGTTGCATCTGCACTGGTTGTACCTATTATGCCACAACTTGGACTGCCTGCAGAAATTGTGCTCTTCTCGATGGCTTCAGGAACATTTCTCATATCTCATTTTAATGACCCCTTCTTCTGGGTATTGGGAGACTTTGCGGATATGGAGATTCCCCAGATACTCAAAACATACACAATGGGAGGCATAGTTATGGGTATTACCAGCATGACAATGACTGGTGTGATCTATTATGCATTCTATTGAACAGGAGATTTCCTTCCCTTTTTCTCTTTATAAGCAAGCAAAAAGTAGATTGTGCGGAAAACAGGCTTGTATTTCAGTTTGTGATTTTCAAGCGTGCACTAAGTATTAATAGCATTGTCAATATATACGCATATACGCATGTACGAAACAACAACGAAACCCAGGGAAGCAACAGGGCAATGGGAAGACTTTTTCAAAGTACTTTCCGATGAAACGAGGTTGAGAATCCTCATGCTTTTGAGTCAGAGAGAACTTTGTGTGTGCGAGATATGTCAAATATTAGACCTGCCTCAACCCAAGATATCACGTCATCTGGCGAAAATGCGCGATCTCAATTTTGTAAAAGACCTCAGGGAAGGACAATGGACTTTTTATTATCTCAGCATTGAAGATCCGCTTTTAAGGAACATTATGCACCAGTTGTCTGCAAATGGTCACACCCATGCTGTTATTAGTAATGACATGGAACGGTTTGCCCGAAAAGAGAAATCAGGAAGCATGTGCCAACGAGCTGAACGAATCTCTGTACAAGTGGAGCCCAGAAAGTGATGAAAGAAACTTCAGATATTCTCAAAAGCGTATTGAATTTGCAGCGAGAACCTGCGGGCATCAAGTTCTTAAAAGCCGGAGAAGAAGCAACTTTTACAGAAGCTTATGATGCAGGGACTAAGTCAAGGTACTGCCAGGCACTGATGAGAGTCGGAAAAGGAGAAAATGTGTTGCTGACTGCTGAGAATATCTCTTGCCCTGCTTCTGCGGCTGCCTTTGGTCTGAAACCTTTGCCCATGCTCTCTTCCGGGCAGATGCTATTCAAAATGAGTCTGTTCGAAAGCCCCGATGCTGCCAGGAACGCTATGGAAGGAATGGTCCGGCTTGAGCAAGGGAAATATGCAGCAGTTCTGTGTTTCCTTGAGAACATCGAAATGGAACCTGACGTTGTTGTTATTGAAGGCTTGCCTGAACAACTGATGTGGCTGTCACTTGCATCCATATACGACACCGGAAAAAGATTAGAGTTCAATACAGCCGTGTTCCAGGCAACATGTGTGGATTCGACTGTGATACCCGTTGTGACAGGAAAGCTAAATTCTAGTCTGGGTTGCTACGGATGCAGAGAAGCTACAGATGCACTCGATGAAGAGAATCTCATAGGCATACCTTACGGAGAGATGGAAAGAATCACCCTGAACCTTCAAAAACTTGCTGCAAAGCCTATGAAGAAAGTAAGATCAAAGGATGCACTGAAGTCGTTCAGCGGATGTGGATCTGACAGTGAATAATACTACTAAAAGGAGGAATGAGATGAACGATCAACAGAACCCGATGGAAATGATGAAGATGATGATGTCAGGTGGAAAAATGCCTGAGATGATGCAGAAATGCATGGTTACTATGGAAACAATGGAAAAAGCCGTTAAAAAAAGTGCAGAGCTTGGGGCATATGCTACTCCTGAACTACACAGAATGTTTGAGGAATGGATGGATAGTGCCAGTGAAGACCTTTTGGAGGCACTGGATGAAACCCGGGACATAGGAGATCTCTCCAGTAAGCTTG
Encoded proteins:
- a CDS encoding gluconate permease — its product is MEAITTGMSSIFAEYAIVVTGGSIIGVILQKSGATSIIADDIIKIFKKPVLALLLLGFMFAVPMMCLILAFIIFLPVAKDLSEKLNLKKGVTEGALALGTMVSFGLIYPSPGIYAFIRDVGPTAEISAFRVLVTGLFIAVPVSLVGYLYIIKVYNMKTKEDYFRHTSPAKNPAVAGPLPSRVACYAPIIIPVVLILMRITTHSPVFYFIGNPGMALMSGAVMAMVLPTRNFVSADVRAWVEKGIRRSGLVMLDICGGGALGATLAMAGVGEALGNILLVSSIPALLIPFVIGAAIQTVQGSRMVTLFVASALVVPIMPQLGLPAEIVLFSMASGTFLISHFNDPFFWVLGDFADMEIPQILKTYTMGGIVMGITSMTMTGVIYYAFY
- a CDS encoding Fe-S cluster domain protein, producing MPESPAEIKLVSNAMSNAARRKIMSLLSENARSKEDIGRALGQAMLDYHLQILQRAGLISIREEMLELTDFGKNLLESKEGKPAEARKDLSGTKSIEVVEIRQLLPCIADPNKYRVIARMDPPLEGALQVLEPLFPRARYSEKLGILIIQKGNILITAYSTGNITMTMITGDDEAGQILEDIKNTINSAIEKGITPVKREKVKVDHSHIYEYLPKTNCHICGEQSCYSFAIRLVGKETTLDKCTPLLEQKYAVNLEHLRALMEYL